In a genomic window of Deltaproteobacteria bacterium:
- a CDS encoding lysophospholipid acyltransferase family protein — MLIGAMMVLWAAVTTSVYTLFLGPPVILTDFFSKTGKVPYQIGRFWAGLVMRTNRVGIRVVGLERIEKRRSYVFISNHASNLDPLAVAWMLSHTLRFVGKKSLEKIPLFGWAARRARVIFIDRSDGPKAIARINKAIQELKDGISACFFAEGTRNLGGKLNPFKKGGVVLALKAKLPIVPITILDSYKLFPKKALRIKPGVLNIIVGEPIETSSYNEQDKDVVLEKVRSTIYQNLQHYDVIGCGQG; from the coding sequence ATGCTCATAGGTGCAATGATGGTTTTATGGGCCGCCGTGACCACAAGCGTTTATACTTTGTTTCTTGGTCCCCCGGTCATATTGACTGACTTTTTCAGCAAAACAGGGAAGGTCCCGTACCAAATCGGAAGGTTTTGGGCTGGGCTGGTCATGAGAACGAACCGGGTAGGGATCCGGGTTGTGGGCCTGGAGAGGATCGAAAAGCGGCGCTCTTATGTATTTATCTCCAACCATGCCAGCAATCTGGATCCGCTGGCTGTAGCCTGGATGCTGTCCCACACTTTGCGGTTTGTAGGAAAAAAATCCCTGGAAAAAATTCCCTTGTTTGGTTGGGCTGCACGACGGGCGCGGGTCATATTCATCGACCGGAGCGACGGCCCCAAGGCCATCGCCAGAATCAATAAAGCAATTCAGGAACTCAAAGATGGTATCAGCGCCTGTTTCTTTGCCGAAGGAACCAGGAACCTCGGCGGGAAACTTAACCCTTTCAAGAAAGGTGGAGTCGTCCTTGCCCTCAAGGCTAAGCTTCCCATTGTGCCCATTACCATCCTGGATAGCTATAAACTTTTTCCCAAAAAGGCGCTGCGCATAAAGCCGGGCGTGCTGAACATCATCGTGGGGGAGCCGATCGAAACTTCCTCCTATAATGAGCAGGACAAAGATGTTGTCTTAGAGAAAGTGAGATCCACCATTTATCAAAACTTGCAGCATTATGACGTTATTGGTTGCGGCCAAGGATAA